In Luteimonas sp. MC1750, the following proteins share a genomic window:
- a CDS encoding DnaJ C-terminal domain-containing protein, with product MQFKDYYAVLGIEPSAGDAEIKTAYRRLARKYHPDVSKESDAEDRFKAVNEAYEALRDPERRKAYDQLRARGYRPGDDIHPPPGGFGGQGGGPGFDYEEVFGGGGGNGGFSDFFESLFRRQAQQQRGGPGFGGPPRGDTRARLVVPLDTVHKGGAMRIAVNGRTLDVKVPRGIRPGQVIRLAGQGERGGHLLLEVEYATDARFEVDGRNILYALEVAPWEAALGASVSVPTLGGTVELKVPAGSEAGRRLRLRGRGLPGSGGLADGDQIVELEVQAPAPRDEAQKAAYEGLREAFTRSRSPG from the coding sequence ATGCAGTTCAAGGATTACTACGCCGTCCTGGGCATCGAACCCAGCGCCGGCGACGCCGAAATCAAGACCGCCTACCGGCGGCTCGCACGCAAGTACCATCCGGACGTCAGCAAGGAGTCCGACGCCGAGGACCGCTTCAAGGCGGTCAACGAAGCCTACGAGGCGCTGCGCGATCCGGAGCGCCGCAAGGCCTACGACCAGCTGCGCGCACGCGGCTACCGTCCCGGCGACGACATCCATCCGCCCCCGGGCGGCTTCGGCGGCCAGGGTGGCGGACCCGGCTTCGACTACGAAGAGGTGTTCGGCGGTGGAGGCGGCAACGGCGGCTTCAGCGACTTCTTCGAAAGCCTGTTCCGGCGCCAGGCGCAGCAGCAGCGCGGTGGCCCCGGCTTCGGTGGCCCGCCGCGCGGCGACACCCGCGCGCGCCTCGTCGTGCCGCTGGACACCGTCCACAAGGGCGGCGCGATGCGCATCGCGGTCAACGGCCGCACGCTCGACGTCAAGGTGCCGAGGGGCATCCGTCCGGGCCAGGTGATCCGCCTGGCGGGGCAGGGCGAACGCGGCGGGCACCTTCTGCTCGAAGTCGAGTACGCGACCGACGCACGCTTCGAGGTCGACGGCCGCAACATCCTCTACGCGCTGGAAGTCGCGCCCTGGGAAGCGGCGCTCGGCGCCAGCGTCAGCGTGCCGACCCTGGGTGGCACGGTGGAGCTGAAGGTGCCGGCGGGCTCCGAGGCGGGCCGGCGGCTGCGGCTGCGTGGCCGCGGGCTGCCGGGCAGCGGCGGGCTGGCCGATGGCGACCAGATCGTGGAGCTCGAGGTGCAGGCACCGGCTCCGCGCGACGAGGCGCAGAAGGCGGCCTACGAGGGCCTGCGCGAGGCGTTTACCCGCTCGCGATCGCCCGGCTGA
- the pilH gene encoding twitching motility response regulator PilH, with product MARILIVDDSPSQLMGIRRIVESLGHEALTAEDGAAGVEAAKRELPDLILMDVVMPNLNGFQATRSITRDPATKHIPVVLVTTKDQETDKVWGMRQGARAYITKPFSDTDLSETISRAIASG from the coding sequence ATGGCGCGCATCCTGATCGTCGACGATTCGCCGTCGCAGCTGATGGGCATCCGCCGCATCGTGGAGAGCCTTGGCCACGAAGCGCTGACCGCGGAGGACGGCGCCGCGGGCGTCGAGGCCGCCAAGCGTGAACTCCCCGACCTGATCCTGATGGACGTGGTGATGCCGAACCTCAACGGCTTCCAGGCCACGCGTTCGATCACCCGGGACCCGGCAACGAAGCACATCCCCGTCGTGCTGGTCACCACCAAGGACCAGGAAACCGACAAGGTCTGGGGCATGCGCCAGGGCGCGCGCGCCTACATCACCAAGCCCTTCAGCGACACCGACCTGTCGGAGACGATCAGCCGGGCGATCGCGAGCGGGTAA
- a CDS encoding peroxiredoxin: protein MPIQPGDAIPEVTLKHIDDGVHTIDTPTLFAHRKVVLFAVPGAFTPTCSERHLPGFVEHFDAFRERGIEVACMAVNDPFVMQAWGESQNVPQGLRMLSDGNGDFARALGLEMDASAYGMGVRSKRFALYAEDGVVSQLFVEAPGEFKVSSAEHVLASI from the coding sequence ATGCCCATCCAGCCCGGCGACGCCATTCCCGAAGTCACGCTCAAGCACATCGACGACGGCGTGCACACGATCGATACCCCGACCCTGTTCGCGCACCGCAAGGTGGTGCTGTTCGCGGTCCCGGGCGCGTTCACGCCCACCTGCTCCGAGCGCCACCTGCCCGGCTTCGTCGAGCACTTCGACGCCTTCCGCGAGCGCGGCATCGAGGTCGCCTGCATGGCGGTCAACGATCCGTTCGTGATGCAGGCCTGGGGCGAGAGCCAGAACGTGCCGCAGGGCCTGCGCATGCTGTCCGACGGCAACGGCGACTTCGCCCGCGCACTCGGCCTGGAGATGGACGCCAGCGCCTACGGCATGGGCGTGCGCAGCAAGCGCTTCGCCCTCTATGCCGAGGACGGCGTGGTCAGCCAGCTGTTCGTCGAGGCGCCGGGCGAGTTCAAGGTGTCCTCGGCCGAGCACGTCCTCGCCTCAATCTGA
- a CDS encoding YhdH/YhfP family quinone oxidoreductase codes for MTVPNTFPAFRIHSDDAGYRAGIEDIALDDLAPGEIVLRTAYSSVNFKDALAGTGKGKILRRFPLVGGIDVAGHVVASRDPGFREGDEVLVTGCGLSETRDGGYSAYARVESAWAVRLPAGLTLRESMVLGTAGFTAALGLLRMTENRQHPGLGPLAVTGATGGVGSLAVDIFASAGYEVHAVSGKPEQVDYLRAIGASEVIGRDALATTRPMESARFGGGLDNVGGTMLASLLAQTAPYGNVASAGLAASHDLPATVMPFIIRGVSLLGVASAGTARDIRDAVWARLGGDWKPRHLERICTREVGLEELPGVFEGMLGGGSLGRTLVRL; via the coding sequence ATGACCGTTCCGAACACGTTCCCTGCCTTTCGCATCCACAGCGACGACGCCGGCTATCGCGCCGGCATCGAGGACATCGCCCTGGACGACCTGGCGCCCGGCGAGATCGTGCTGCGCACGGCGTACTCGTCGGTCAACTTCAAGGACGCGCTGGCCGGCACCGGCAAGGGCAAGATCCTGCGCCGCTTCCCCCTGGTCGGCGGCATCGACGTGGCCGGCCACGTGGTCGCATCCCGCGACCCGGGCTTCCGCGAGGGCGACGAGGTCCTGGTCACCGGCTGCGGACTCAGCGAGACCCGCGACGGCGGGTACTCGGCGTACGCACGGGTGGAGTCGGCCTGGGCGGTACGGCTTCCCGCCGGGCTGACGCTGCGCGAATCGATGGTGCTCGGCACCGCCGGGTTCACCGCCGCGCTGGGCCTGCTGCGCATGACCGAAAACCGCCAGCATCCCGGCCTTGGCCCGCTGGCGGTCACCGGCGCCACCGGCGGCGTCGGCTCGCTCGCCGTCGACATCTTCGCCAGCGCCGGCTACGAGGTGCACGCGGTCAGCGGAAAGCCCGAGCAGGTGGACTACCTGCGCGCCATCGGCGCCAGCGAGGTGATCGGGCGCGACGCCCTGGCCACCACGCGGCCGATGGAGTCCGCGCGCTTCGGCGGCGGCCTGGACAACGTCGGCGGGACGATGCTGGCCAGCCTGCTGGCGCAGACCGCCCCCTACGGCAATGTCGCCAGCGCGGGCCTCGCCGCCAGCCACGACCTGCCAGCGACCGTGATGCCCTTCATCATCCGCGGCGTCTCGCTGCTCGGGGTGGCCTCGGCCGGCACCGCGCGCGACATCCGCGACGCGGTCTGGGCGCGGCTGGGCGGCGACTGGAAGCCGCGCCACCTGGAGCGCATCTGCACCCGCGAAGTCGGGCTCGAGGAACTCCCCGGCGTGTTCGAGGGCATGCTCGGCGGCGGCTCGCTCGGACGCACCCTGGTCCGGCTGTAG
- a CDS encoding TIGR00730 family Rossman fold protein: MKSLCVYCGSNSGSSPAYAEAAIALGTRMARDGIRLVYGGGNIGLMGTVADAVLAAGGDVVGVIPKQLVDMEVAHLGLAELEVVGSMHERKSRMFDLADAFVALPGGFGTLEEIVEMLTWRQLGIGNKPCAILDVDGYWSPLIAMMDRMVEDRFLHPGQREDLWTGRDIDDMLAWMQAYQPAQASKWLDEKRTRELR; encoded by the coding sequence ATGAAGAGTCTCTGCGTCTATTGCGGTTCCAACAGTGGTTCCAGCCCCGCCTACGCCGAGGCCGCGATCGCGCTCGGCACGCGCATGGCCCGGGACGGCATCCGCCTGGTCTACGGCGGCGGCAACATCGGCCTGATGGGCACGGTGGCCGACGCGGTGCTGGCGGCCGGCGGCGACGTGGTCGGCGTGATCCCGAAGCAGCTGGTCGACATGGAAGTGGCGCACCTGGGGCTCGCGGAGCTCGAGGTGGTGGGCTCCATGCACGAGCGCAAGTCGCGCATGTTCGACCTCGCCGACGCCTTCGTCGCGCTGCCGGGCGGCTTCGGCACGCTGGAGGAGATCGTCGAGATGCTCACCTGGCGCCAGTTGGGCATCGGCAACAAGCCCTGCGCGATCCTCGACGTCGACGGCTACTGGTCCCCGCTGATCGCGATGATGGACCGCATGGTCGAGGACCGCTTCCTGCATCCCGGCCAGCGCGAGGACCTGTGGACGGGCCGCGACATCGACGACATGCTGGCCTGGATGCAGGCCTACCAGCCCGCCCAGGCTTCGAAGTGGCTGGACGAGAAACGCACCCGCGAACTGCGCTGA
- the lpdA gene encoding dihydrolipoyl dehydrogenase has protein sequence MAEQFDVVVIGAGPAGYHAAIRAAQLGMKVACIDAGLGKDGKPALGGTCLRVGCIPSKALLDSSRQFHNLQHVFGQHGITAKDAKIDVGTMVGRKDAIVKQFTGGIAQLFKANKVTPYYGFATLHADRLVKVAQHEGGEIELTGTNVIIAAGSDSIELPFAKFDGDTIVDNVGALDFTEVPKRMAVIGAGVIGLELGSVWKRLGSEVVILEALPDFLAAADAEVSKVAAREFKKQGLDIRLGAKVSKAEVTGKGKKKEVQVTFADKKGEETITVDKLLVAVGRKAASKGLLAEGSGVKLTERGQIEVDAHCHTGVDGVWAVGDCVRGPMLAHKGFEEGIAVAELIAGLPGHVNFDTIPWVIYTEPELAWVGKTEQQLKDEGIPYKSGSFPFAANGRAVAMVEPAGFVKVLAHAETDRVLGMHLVGANVSELVHEGVLTMEFKGSADDLARICHAHPSLSEAIHDAAMAVDKRAIHKAN, from the coding sequence ATGGCTGAACAATTCGACGTCGTCGTCATCGGTGCCGGCCCCGCCGGCTACCACGCCGCGATCCGCGCCGCCCAGCTGGGCATGAAGGTCGCGTGCATCGACGCGGGCCTGGGCAAGGACGGCAAGCCGGCCCTGGGCGGCACCTGCCTGCGCGTGGGCTGCATCCCGTCCAAGGCGCTGCTGGATTCCTCGCGCCAGTTCCACAACCTGCAGCATGTCTTCGGACAGCACGGCATCACCGCCAAGGACGCGAAGATCGACGTCGGCACCATGGTCGGCCGCAAGGACGCGATCGTGAAGCAGTTCACCGGCGGCATCGCGCAGCTGTTCAAGGCCAACAAGGTCACGCCGTACTACGGCTTCGCGACCCTGCACGCCGACCGGCTGGTCAAGGTCGCGCAGCACGAGGGCGGCGAGATCGAGCTGACCGGCACCAACGTGATCATCGCCGCTGGCTCGGATTCCATCGAGCTGCCGTTCGCGAAGTTCGACGGCGACACCATCGTCGACAACGTCGGCGCGCTCGACTTCACCGAAGTGCCCAAGCGCATGGCCGTCATCGGCGCCGGCGTGATCGGCCTGGAGCTCGGCAGCGTGTGGAAGCGCCTCGGCTCCGAGGTCGTGATCCTCGAAGCGCTGCCCGACTTCCTGGCCGCGGCCGACGCGGAGGTGTCGAAGGTCGCCGCGCGCGAGTTCAAGAAGCAGGGCCTGGACATCCGCCTGGGCGCCAAGGTCTCCAAGGCGGAAGTCACCGGCAAGGGCAAGAAGAAGGAAGTCCAGGTCACCTTCGCCGACAAGAAGGGCGAAGAGACCATCACCGTCGACAAGCTGCTGGTCGCCGTGGGCCGCAAGGCCGCGTCCAAGGGCCTGCTGGCCGAGGGCAGCGGCGTGAAGCTGACCGAGCGCGGCCAGATCGAAGTCGACGCGCACTGCCACACCGGCGTCGACGGCGTCTGGGCCGTGGGCGACTGCGTGCGCGGCCCGATGCTGGCGCACAAGGGCTTCGAGGAAGGTATCGCGGTGGCCGAGCTGATCGCGGGCCTTCCCGGCCACGTCAACTTCGACACCATCCCCTGGGTGATCTACACCGAGCCGGAGCTGGCCTGGGTCGGCAAGACCGAGCAGCAGCTGAAGGACGAGGGCATCCCGTACAAGTCCGGCAGCTTCCCCTTCGCCGCCAACGGCCGCGCGGTGGCCATGGTCGAGCCGGCGGGCTTCGTGAAGGTGCTGGCGCACGCCGAAACCGATCGCGTGCTGGGCATGCACCTAGTCGGCGCGAATGTGTCCGAACTCGTGCACGAAGGCGTGCTGACGATGGAGTTCAAGGGCTCCGCCGACGACCTCGCCCGCATCTGCCATGCGCATCCCAGCCTCTCGGAAGCGATCCACGACGCCGCCATGGCGGTGGACAAGCGCGCGATCCACAAGGCCAACTGA
- the pbpC gene encoding penicillin-binding protein 1C produces the protein MTAPRALAILRWGAVALLLILLALDLAFPPPLPAAGDHATLVTARDGKPLRAFADAGGVWRHPATEASVSPLYIEALLAYEDRWFRHHPGVNPVALLRATWQAASSRRIVSGGSTLTMQVARILEPHRRTPLGKFRQILRALQLEAHLSKAQILALYLERAPFGGTIEGVEAASWAYLGKPAARLSHAEAALLAVLPQAPTRLRPDREPEAARRARDKVLARMASSGRWSRAEVDDARIEPVVARALQPPLSAALLAERLRARDPGATRIVSSIDAALQRTLEERLRAHVGPLPERTSAALLVVDNASMEARAYIGTAAFGDRARLGHVDMVRAWRSPGSTLKPFVYGMALDDGLVHAQSLLVDAPQSFGGYRPGNFDAAFNGPVSVADALRLSLNVPAVDILDRVGPARFAARLDHAGIGLRFPRGSRPNLALILGGTGARLEDLVGAHAALSRGGTAGRVRYTPADPVVERRLLSPGAAWIVHEVLAANPRPGERDDTFDAGRRPRVAWKTGTSYGFRDAWALGTSRRYTVGVWVGRPDGTPLPGQYGAVTALPLLFEVFDSLPRQAGDAVGLPQPATVTARAVCWPLGTAADAQPEGACQRRLDAWVLDGAVPPTLPERDVRRWGAGLERIEVDVDSGQRLGADCPAPHRRGVRHVARWPALASPWLTASERAAARLPPLAPDCADDGRAGAIAMHIEGVNDGALLLRAPGSLQGPRLALRAVGAEGEVQWLLNGRWVGATRGSQPLWREFGEPGRQQLTALAEGGAWASLAFDVARGPSD, from the coding sequence ATGACCGCGCCCCGCGCCCTCGCGATCCTGCGCTGGGGCGCGGTCGCGCTGCTGCTCATCCTGCTGGCGCTGGACCTGGCCTTTCCGCCGCCGCTGCCGGCGGCCGGCGACCACGCCACCCTGGTCACGGCCCGCGACGGCAAGCCGCTGCGCGCCTTCGCCGACGCCGGCGGCGTCTGGCGCCATCCGGCCACCGAAGCCAGCGTCTCGCCGCTGTACATCGAGGCCCTGCTGGCCTACGAGGACCGCTGGTTCCGCCACCATCCGGGGGTGAACCCCGTGGCCCTGCTGCGTGCGACGTGGCAGGCGGCGTCGAGCCGCCGCATCGTCTCCGGCGGGTCGACCCTGACCATGCAGGTCGCGCGCATCCTCGAGCCGCACCGGCGCACGCCACTGGGCAAGTTCCGGCAGATCCTGCGCGCGCTGCAGCTCGAGGCGCACCTGTCCAAGGCACAGATCCTCGCCCTGTACCTGGAACGCGCGCCGTTCGGGGGCACCATCGAGGGCGTCGAGGCCGCGAGCTGGGCCTACCTGGGCAAGCCGGCCGCACGCCTGTCGCATGCCGAGGCCGCGCTGCTCGCCGTGCTGCCGCAGGCGCCGACGCGGCTGCGCCCCGACCGCGAGCCGGAGGCCGCGCGGCGCGCGCGCGACAAGGTGCTGGCCCGCATGGCCTCCAGCGGGCGCTGGAGTCGCGCCGAGGTCGACGACGCGCGCATCGAGCCGGTGGTGGCCCGCGCGCTGCAGCCGCCGCTGTCCGCGGCCCTGCTGGCGGAACGCCTGCGCGCACGCGATCCCGGGGCGACGCGCATCGTCTCCAGCATCGATGCCGCCCTGCAGCGCACGCTCGAGGAGCGGCTGAGGGCCCACGTCGGCCCGCTGCCCGAACGCACCTCGGCCGCGCTGCTGGTCGTCGACAACGCCAGCATGGAAGCGCGCGCCTACATCGGCACCGCCGCATTCGGCGACCGCGCGCGCCTGGGCCACGTGGACATGGTGCGGGCCTGGCGTTCGCCGGGCTCGACGCTGAAGCCCTTCGTCTACGGCATGGCGCTCGACGACGGTTTGGTGCACGCGCAGAGCCTGCTGGTCGATGCGCCGCAGTCGTTCGGCGGCTACCGGCCGGGCAACTTCGACGCCGCCTTCAACGGCCCGGTGTCGGTGGCCGACGCGCTGCGCCTGTCGCTCAACGTGCCCGCGGTCGACATCCTCGACCGGGTCGGGCCGGCGCGCTTCGCGGCGCGCCTGGACCACGCCGGAATCGGCCTGCGCTTCCCGCGCGGCAGCCGGCCGAACCTGGCGCTGATCCTCGGCGGCACGGGCGCGCGTCTTGAGGACCTCGTCGGTGCGCACGCGGCGCTGTCACGCGGCGGGACCGCCGGGCGCGTGCGCTACACGCCGGCCGACCCGGTGGTCGAGCGCCGGCTGCTCTCGCCCGGGGCGGCGTGGATCGTGCACGAGGTCCTGGCCGCCAACCCGCGGCCGGGCGAGCGCGACGACACCTTCGATGCCGGCCGGCGCCCGCGCGTGGCCTGGAAGACCGGGACCAGCTACGGCTTCCGCGACGCCTGGGCGCTGGGCACCTCGCGCCGCTACACGGTGGGGGTCTGGGTGGGCCGGCCCGACGGGACGCCGCTGCCGGGCCAGTACGGCGCGGTCACCGCGCTGCCGCTGCTGTTCGAGGTCTTCGACAGCCTGCCCCGGCAGGCCGGCGATGCCGTGGGCCTTCCACAGCCGGCCACGGTCACGGCGCGCGCGGTGTGCTGGCCGCTCGGCACCGCCGCGGACGCACAGCCGGAAGGCGCCTGCCAGCGCCGCCTGGACGCCTGGGTCCTCGACGGGGCGGTGCCGCCCACGCTGCCCGAGCGCGACGTGCGCCGCTGGGGCGCAGGCCTGGAGCGGATCGAGGTGGATGTCGACAGCGGCCAGCGGCTGGGCGCGGACTGCCCCGCGCCCCATCGGCGCGGGGTGCGGCACGTGGCGCGCTGGCCGGCGCTGGCATCGCCCTGGCTGACCGCCAGCGAACGCGCCGCCGCGCGACTGCCGCCGCTCGCGCCCGACTGCGCCGACGATGGTCGCGCGGGCGCCATCGCGATGCACATCGAAGGGGTCAATGACGGTGCGTTGCTGCTGCGCGCGCCCGGATCGCTCCAGGGTCCGCGGCTGGCGCTGCGCGCGGTGGGCGCCGAGGGGGAGGTGCAGTGGCTGCTCAACGGCCGCTGGGTGGGCGCGACCCGCGGCAGCCAGCCGCTGTGGCGCGAGTTCGGCGAACCCGGCCGCCAGCAGCTGACCGCCCTGGCCGAGGGCGGCGCCTGGGCCAGCCTGGCCTTCGATGTCGCCCGAGGGCCCTCAGATTGA